In Colwellia sp. M166, a genomic segment contains:
- a CDS encoding Mov34/MPN/PAD-1 family protein, which yields MTEEWQMDVKGYGLIRVSKELLAKLCDFRQLPKQSPESGGVLIGKHLNSAGVLLIDQLTPPQKSDKQGRCEFYRSTEHNKLVNDIWQKSNKHSTYVGLWHSHPEPTPNYSLVDKQDWQNALIQSKYESNKLFFAIVGQTHIRMWMGTKPTLRTQISLIGEYKIGN from the coding sequence ATGACTGAAGAATGGCAAATGGATGTAAAAGGATACGGCTTGATTAGAGTATCAAAAGAACTATTGGCAAAATTATGTGATTTTCGGCAATTACCTAAGCAATCACCTGAATCTGGCGGTGTATTAATTGGTAAGCACCTTAATTCAGCGGGTGTATTACTTATAGATCAACTTACCCCGCCTCAAAAATCAGATAAGCAGGGGCGCTGTGAATTTTATCGATCTACTGAACACAATAAGTTGGTGAATGATATATGGCAAAAAAGTAATAAACATTCAACTTATGTAGGGCTTTGGCATAGTCACCCTGAGCCTACTCCAAACTATTCTTTGGTTGATAAACAAGACTGGCAGAACGCACTTATTCAATCAAAATACGAAAGCAATAAGTTGTTTTTTGCAATTGTAGGACAAACGCATATTCGGATGTGGATGGGCACAAAACCTACTTTACGAACCCAAATATCATTAATTGGAGAATATAAAATTGGAAACTAA
- a CDS encoding VPA1267 family protein encodes MSSVSGDNSVKLFETWRDSMSDQDYVDIIFRGKLNRKNIAEQCGFAKSVLGSNQTIKDDLKKLEDGLRERLVLPALTTKGEKEERAPKTLQRESLKAAREQSRVPDLEQRIVELEAENKVLRANKGRLSEFAEVYEELSKL; translated from the coding sequence ATGTCCTCAGTATCTGGAGATAATAGCGTTAAGTTGTTTGAGACATGGAGAGATTCTATGTCCGATCAGGATTATGTTGATATCATTTTTAGGGGTAAATTAAATCGAAAAAACATTGCTGAACAATGTGGCTTTGCCAAGTCTGTACTAGGCTCCAACCAAACAATTAAAGATGATTTAAAAAAGCTTGAGGATGGACTCAGAGAGCGATTGGTATTGCCAGCCTTAACAACAAAAGGCGAAAAAGAAGAACGAGCACCTAAAACACTGCAAAGAGAGTCGTTAAAGGCTGCTAGAGAGCAATCTCGCGTACCTGACCTTGAACAGCGCATTGTTGAGTTAGAGGCTGAAAATAAGGTTCTCAGAGCCAACAAAGGCCGTTTAAGTGAATTTGCTGAAGTTTACGAGGAACTATCAAAACTATGA
- a CDS encoding VWA domain-containing protein: MLIGFFSKVREYKVPCTMRELLDLIRALEQQVVFAKIDDFYVISRAILVKDESYFDKFDRAFADYFKGVESLELDLDGIPEDWLRKQLEKSLTEEDKAQLEAVGGFDKLMETLAERLKEQEKRHQGGNKWIGTGGTSPFGAYGYNPEGIRIGQDNSRHRKAAKVWDKRQYRNLDNQVEIGTRNIKVALRKLRQFARTGASEELDLDDTIAATANNAGYLDIKMKPERHNAIKVLMFFDVGGSMDDHIKICEQIFSAVHAEFKHLEFFYFHNCVYETVWKDNTRRQSEKIELLQVLHTYSRDYKVIFVGDATMGPYEITYPGGSVEHWNEEPGSVWMQRITDHFDNVIWLNPQGQPQWPYYASINIMSQLVENKMYPLTLSGLTDGIKALL; encoded by the coding sequence ATGTTAATTGGTTTTTTTAGTAAAGTTCGAGAATATAAAGTCCCATGCACTATGCGTGAATTACTTGATTTAATTCGTGCATTAGAGCAGCAGGTAGTATTCGCCAAAATTGATGACTTTTACGTTATTAGCCGAGCTATTTTAGTTAAAGACGAGAGCTATTTTGACAAGTTTGACCGTGCTTTTGCCGACTATTTTAAAGGCGTAGAATCATTAGAACTTGATTTAGATGGTATCCCTGAGGATTGGTTGAGAAAGCAACTTGAAAAGTCGTTAACTGAAGAAGATAAAGCACAGTTAGAGGCTGTGGGTGGCTTTGACAAGTTAATGGAAACATTGGCTGAGCGTTTAAAAGAGCAAGAGAAACGTCATCAAGGGGGCAATAAGTGGATTGGTACAGGTGGCACATCTCCTTTTGGTGCTTATGGCTACAACCCAGAAGGCATAAGAATAGGCCAAGACAATTCTCGTCATCGTAAAGCAGCTAAAGTATGGGATAAGCGTCAATATCGAAATTTGGATAATCAAGTTGAAATTGGTACGCGAAATATTAAAGTTGCGCTTCGTAAGCTTAGACAGTTTGCTCGTACCGGTGCTAGTGAAGAATTGGATTTAGACGATACGATTGCCGCAACCGCGAATAATGCAGGTTATCTAGACATCAAAATGAAACCCGAGCGCCATAATGCGATTAAAGTATTAATGTTTTTCGATGTTGGTGGTTCGATGGATGATCATATCAAAATTTGCGAGCAGATTTTCTCTGCCGTGCATGCTGAATTTAAACATCTTGAATTTTTCTATTTTCATAATTGTGTTTATGAAACTGTTTGGAAAGATAATACTCGCAGGCAAAGTGAAAAAATAGAGTTATTGCAAGTGCTGCATACTTACAGTCGAGATTATAAAGTGATTTTTGTTGGTGATGCCACCATGGGGCCATACGAAATAACTTACCCCGGCGGCAGTGTTGAACACTGGAATGAAGAGCCTGGTAGTGTTTGGATGCAAAGAATAACAGATCATTTTGATAATGTTATTTGGCTAAACCCTCAAGGGCAACCGCAATGGCCATACTATGCTTCAATTAATATTATGTCGCAACTTGTTGAAAATAAAATGTATCCCCTAACGTTAAGTGGTTTAACTGATGGTATAAAAGCCTTATTGTGA
- the gmtX gene encoding gamma-mobile-trio protein GmtX, which translates to MTDVIEEIYQGLIEGSSDSVKAKLKILKKACESQVTGKSTDFSFGVIGKISKEMGGPAESTIKNKSKLSPLYQSLVMVYRARYSKPVPKKARNSEPLRLANCIEDTVTRLMVLDLISTNRKLQNELNLQKSKGLIELDHRKNTPQEDFVALENKLTSGEVNALTSFISENKLKDLGWKLGEHGRIVDVKGKPVTKPFFIDAINKLSFIPEED; encoded by the coding sequence ATGACTGACGTAATTGAAGAGATATACCAAGGCTTAATTGAAGGATCGTCAGATTCAGTTAAGGCTAAGCTAAAAATATTAAAGAAAGCCTGCGAAAGCCAAGTAACAGGTAAGTCAACTGATTTCAGTTTTGGGGTAATCGGGAAAATATCGAAAGAAATGGGTGGTCCCGCAGAATCGACTATCAAAAATAAAAGTAAGTTAAGCCCTCTGTATCAAAGCCTCGTAATGGTTTACAGAGCTCGCTACTCCAAACCTGTACCAAAGAAAGCAAGAAATTCAGAGCCTCTTCGTCTTGCTAATTGCATTGAAGACACCGTTACACGACTTATGGTTCTTGATTTGATTTCTACAAACAGAAAGTTACAAAATGAACTAAATCTGCAAAAAAGCAAAGGATTGATTGAATTAGATCATCGCAAAAATACACCTCAAGAAGATTTTGTAGCGCTTGAAAACAAGCTTACTTCAGGAGAAGTCAACGCTCTTACTAGTTTCATATCAGAGAACAAGTTAAAGGATTTGGGCTGGAAACTAGGAGAACATGGGCGAATAGTAGACGTTAAAGGTAAACCTGTAACTAAGCCTTTTTTCATTGACGCTATCAATAAGCTTTCATTCATACCCGAGGAGGATTAG
- a CDS encoding SAVED domain-containing protein, which yields METNWWSKIKWLISVYRDLKKNSLPKTIAGTRIIIAAIASPALGVAINLILPPSYYLGSIEITNGGVSFLTSTLGVMGFLLGSGLILLDIRAELNQARKVARVIISGLPSMPTHFPSEILSKSEQRLAREPIELSIQDDNIEKQVERYNAEVCVDLFKRFVLHHQCEKLYIGGLARIPFLVAYGVFLRNVSNITYFDKMHGSTNWRILDNEDVNIQLSNTEPLPKADENGNVGLAVGLSTPILQEQLSIEFQNNTAILSSTTLVERNLVLNQENLQRLSSSLLATIDALSRDPKVRRIHLFLSVQSSLAIEIGRKFQEGIHKTWVIHNFNGNKGHYEWALELSGKGVKIYD from the coding sequence TTGGAAACTAATTGGTGGAGCAAAATTAAGTGGTTGATTAGCGTCTATCGCGATTTGAAAAAAAACTCATTACCAAAAACAATTGCAGGTACAAGGATTATTATCGCAGCTATAGCTAGTCCGGCACTTGGGGTTGCAATAAACTTAATTCTACCTCCAAGCTACTATTTAGGGAGTATAGAAATAACAAACGGTGGCGTATCATTTTTAACATCAACATTAGGCGTTATGGGATTTTTATTGGGAAGTGGACTCATACTCTTGGATATTAGAGCAGAACTAAACCAAGCTCGAAAAGTTGCAAGAGTCATAATCTCTGGACTACCTAGTATGCCTACTCATTTCCCCTCGGAAATATTAAGCAAGTCTGAGCAAAGGCTTGCTAGAGAGCCTATAGAGCTAAGTATTCAAGATGATAATATTGAAAAACAAGTTGAACGCTATAATGCTGAAGTGTGCGTTGACCTGTTCAAAAGATTTGTACTTCACCACCAATGTGAAAAACTCTATATAGGTGGTTTAGCTAGAATTCCATTCTTAGTGGCTTACGGTGTATTTCTAAGGAACGTTAGCAATATTACTTATTTCGATAAAATGCACGGCTCCACAAACTGGCGTATTTTAGATAACGAAGATGTCAACATCCAATTGAGTAACACTGAACCACTTCCTAAAGCAGATGAAAATGGAAATGTGGGTCTAGCCGTTGGTTTATCAACCCCTATACTGCAAGAACAACTTTCTATTGAATTTCAAAACAATACGGCTATCTTAAGTTCAACGACTCTAGTTGAACGTAATTTAGTACTCAATCAAGAAAATCTGCAAAGATTATCTAGTTCATTGTTGGCAACAATCGATGCATTATCTAGAGACCCCAAAGTTAGGAGAATACATCTGTTTCTATCTGTGCAGTCTTCGTTAGCAATTGAAATAGGCCGGAAGTTTCAAGAAGGGATACATAAAACGTGGGTAATTCATAACTTCAATGGTAACAAAGGACATTATGAATGGGCTTTAGAACTGTCTGGAAAAGGGGTGAAAATTTATGATTAA
- a CDS encoding MoxR family ATPase, protein MSFNGTENYITSHGLKLAVNAAITLEKPLLIKGEPGTGKTMLAEEIADNLGLELIQWNIKSTTKAQQGLYDYDAVSRLRDSQLGEDKVHDIANYIVKGKLWHAFESDKRCVLLIDEIDKADIEFPNDLLQELDRMEFYVYETSQLITAKNRPIIIITSNNEKELPDAFLRRCFFHYIQFPDADEMGKIVDVHFPNIKKSLLDQALGSFFNLRDIPGLKKKPSTSELLDWIKLLLADDISPETIQNKDREKSIPPLHGALLKNEQDVHLFEKLAFINRSGR, encoded by the coding sequence ATGTCATTTAACGGCACAGAAAACTATATAACAAGTCATGGGCTTAAGCTTGCAGTTAATGCAGCTATTACCCTCGAAAAACCTTTATTGATTAAAGGCGAGCCTGGTACAGGAAAAACCATGTTAGCAGAAGAAATTGCAGATAACTTAGGCTTGGAGTTAATACAGTGGAATATCAAATCAACGACCAAAGCACAGCAAGGCTTGTACGATTATGATGCTGTATCAAGACTGCGAGACTCTCAGCTTGGTGAAGATAAAGTTCATGACATTGCTAATTATATTGTAAAAGGGAAACTTTGGCATGCATTTGAAAGTGACAAGCGCTGCGTTTTATTGATCGATGAAATAGATAAGGCCGATATAGAATTTCCGAATGATTTGCTTCAGGAATTAGATCGTATGGAGTTTTACGTATATGAAACAAGTCAATTAATAACGGCTAAAAATAGACCAATCATTATTATCACAAGCAACAATGAAAAAGAGCTTCCTGACGCTTTTCTCAGAAGGTGCTTCTTTCACTATATACAATTTCCAGATGCTGACGAAATGGGGAAAATTGTTGATGTGCATTTTCCAAATATTAAAAAGTCATTACTCGATCAAGCGCTTGGATCTTTTTTTAACTTGAGAGATATCCCAGGATTGAAAAAGAAACCTTCTACATCGGAGCTGCTCGATTGGATCAAGTTGCTTTTGGCTGACGATATTTCACCTGAAACTATACAGAACAAAGACAGAGAGAAGTCTATCCCACCATTACATGGGGCATTATTGAAAAACGAACAAGACGTACACTTGTTTGAAAAGTTAGCCTTTATCAATCGCTCTGGTCGATAA
- the istA gene encoding IS21 family transposase — translation MATKPISMSKLHSILRLKYSAKLSHREIARSLNISPGTVANYVKKANELGFNQWPIPEEQQQNSFLNTKLRRFSTRKKRYPTPDWLSINKDLKQHKLLTLQLVFDELLEKVGEPYYSYSHFCRAYKQWLGTQRLSMRQQHKGGEKLFVDYCGPTIAITCPTTQEKRTAQVFVAVLGASNYTYAEATYSQQLEDWVMSHARCFEFLGGVPDVVIPDNLRSAVSKTCRYEPDLNPTYHQLAEYFNVAVIPARPYKPKDKSKAEVGVQIVERWIMARLRHQTFYSLAQLNHEIAKLLDVMNNKVMKQYQQSRKQLFDLVDKNALKPLPENPYQYTQIKTVRVHIDYHVDIEKHYYSVPHQWVKKQLRAHITNQLVQLYHHDTLIAQHPRSNRLGGHTTQAHHMPKAHQKQHEQSPINLRSWALSIGDYTHQVVELLLNRKRHPEQAYRSCLGVLSLAKTYSKPRLEQACYRAISMNTTTLRSIKQILKKGLDQQPLPTQQTEPEKSVKHSNIRGTDYYH, via the coding sequence ATGGCAACAAAACCTATATCTATGAGTAAATTACATTCTATTTTACGGCTGAAGTACTCAGCAAAGTTATCTCATCGAGAGATCGCAAGAAGCTTAAATATTTCGCCTGGCACCGTCGCAAATTATGTTAAAAAGGCGAATGAATTAGGCTTTAATCAATGGCCAATTCCAGAGGAGCAGCAACAAAATTCGTTTCTCAATACCAAACTAAGGCGCTTCTCAACACGTAAGAAAAGATACCCAACGCCTGATTGGTTAAGTATCAATAAGGATTTAAAACAACATAAACTCTTAACATTGCAGCTCGTGTTTGATGAGTTACTTGAAAAAGTGGGCGAGCCTTATTACAGCTACAGTCACTTCTGCCGTGCTTATAAGCAGTGGTTAGGTACGCAGCGGCTATCCATGCGTCAGCAGCATAAAGGCGGTGAAAAACTGTTTGTCGATTATTGTGGTCCCACAATTGCCATCACTTGCCCTACGACACAGGAAAAACGTACCGCTCAGGTATTTGTTGCTGTACTAGGCGCATCAAATTATACCTATGCTGAGGCAACCTATAGTCAACAACTTGAAGATTGGGTGATGAGTCATGCCCGTTGCTTTGAGTTTTTAGGTGGTGTTCCTGACGTTGTTATTCCCGACAACCTCAGAAGTGCGGTGAGTAAAACTTGTCGCTACGAGCCTGACCTAAACCCGACATACCACCAGCTAGCAGAGTACTTTAATGTCGCTGTCATACCCGCTAGACCTTATAAACCCAAAGATAAATCCAAAGCTGAGGTCGGTGTACAAATTGTAGAGCGTTGGATCATGGCGCGTTTGCGTCACCAAACCTTTTATAGTTTAGCGCAATTAAATCATGAAATAGCAAAGTTACTTGACGTGATGAACAATAAGGTGATGAAGCAATACCAACAATCACGCAAGCAGCTATTTGATTTAGTCGATAAAAATGCATTAAAACCATTGCCTGAGAACCCTTATCAATACACACAAATCAAAACGGTGCGTGTACACATTGATTATCATGTTGACATAGAAAAACACTACTACAGCGTGCCACATCAATGGGTTAAGAAACAATTGCGTGCACACATCACCAATCAACTCGTACAGCTTTATCATCACGATACCTTGATTGCGCAACATCCAAGGTCGAACCGTTTAGGCGGACATACAACACAGGCACATCATATGCCAAAGGCGCATCAAAAACAGCATGAGCAGTCACCAATAAACTTACGCTCATGGGCATTGAGTATCGGTGATTATACCCATCAGGTTGTTGAATTACTGCTTAATAGAAAACGCCATCCTGAGCAAGCTTACCGCAGCTGTTTAGGCGTGTTGAGTTTAGCTAAAACCTACTCAAAACCACGCCTCGAACAAGCATGTTATCGGGCAATCAGTATGAATACGACCACGCTTAGATCAATTAAACAGATATTAAAAAAAGGGTTAGATCAGCAACCCTTACCCACACAGCAAACAGAGCCAGAAAAATCAGTCAAACATAGCAACATACGTGGCACAGATTACTACCATTAA
- a CDS encoding ThiF family adenylyltransferase — translation MKSSYVESFQEEKERHFNFVLVGKKRKWEVAIYFPESFPYCLPKSKLLNQDLIGTLAHINQFGTICIEESDTVFADYTRAHDIICQYIEDIVKLLNRISLKIYQDELLDELEGYYQPNDSVASFYHAKDKAEMVYLRVIEREKKKGPKNSIPVVMFSRNKALPYQFSNVKQLGQYRATKILHLPLDSAVLPPVGGKNFSSQYFSTLLDYVSEQNKKILNKLVQKCRSFNIFYVLLSMPRTNGERTQFLLRFSANHHLPHPIVEHSNDWQIEMFSITRNSKEYLVERGGGDILLSNKKVAVVGCGSVGGQVANMLAKAGVGELVLVDPDILSADNIYRHHLGGRELNFEADKKTGRVYTRSKVNSLARQLQNDLPYIKVNTKPLNFAEVINDKDLVNCDVIVVAVGAPSVNLQINQVLKDRNFNNVVFCWNEAAGLGGHSIALNLQVSCYQCLHTDGNQLKAESELSLVCVGQSISKNLTGCAGVFTPFSFLDSSRTAELAATQTIEILQSFTTELAISWKGNNSTNLKTTDRYATMPLKEQLPLKQHHDCRVCND, via the coding sequence TTGAAATCATCCTATGTTGAATCTTTTCAGGAAGAAAAAGAACGGCATTTTAATTTTGTTTTAGTCGGAAAAAAACGTAAGTGGGAAGTTGCTATATATTTCCCCGAGAGCTTTCCTTACTGCCTACCCAAGTCTAAGTTGCTTAATCAAGATCTTATTGGAACACTGGCGCATATCAATCAATTTGGCACTATTTGCATTGAAGAAAGCGATACTGTTTTTGCTGATTATACGAGAGCACATGACATTATTTGTCAATATATTGAAGATATAGTTAAACTCTTAAACAGGATAAGCCTCAAAATATACCAAGACGAATTACTAGATGAGTTAGAAGGTTATTACCAACCTAATGATAGTGTTGCTAGTTTTTACCATGCTAAAGATAAAGCTGAAATGGTTTACCTGAGAGTTATTGAAAGAGAAAAGAAAAAAGGCCCCAAAAATTCTATACCCGTTGTGATGTTTAGTCGTAATAAGGCTTTGCCGTATCAATTTAGTAACGTAAAACAGTTAGGGCAGTATCGCGCTACTAAAATATTGCATTTACCTCTAGATAGCGCGGTATTACCTCCAGTAGGAGGCAAAAATTTTAGCTCTCAGTATTTTTCAACTTTGCTTGATTATGTAAGTGAACAAAACAAAAAAATATTAAATAAACTCGTTCAGAAATGCCGCTCATTTAATATCTTTTACGTATTACTATCTATGCCGAGAACTAATGGTGAAAGAACACAGTTTTTATTGAGGTTTAGCGCTAACCATCATTTACCTCACCCTATTGTCGAACATTCAAACGACTGGCAGATTGAAATGTTTTCAATTACGCGGAACTCAAAAGAGTATCTCGTAGAACGTGGAGGCGGTGACATTTTATTGAGTAATAAAAAAGTTGCTGTTGTTGGCTGTGGATCTGTAGGGGGCCAAGTGGCAAACATGTTAGCTAAAGCTGGTGTAGGGGAATTGGTATTAGTCGACCCCGATATATTAAGTGCCGACAATATATACCGACATCATTTGGGAGGCCGTGAATTAAATTTTGAAGCTGATAAAAAGACAGGTCGCGTTTATACACGGAGTAAGGTTAACTCATTAGCCCGTCAATTACAGAATGATTTACCATACATAAAAGTTAACACCAAACCTCTCAATTTTGCTGAAGTCATCAATGACAAGGATTTAGTGAATTGCGACGTTATTGTGGTTGCTGTGGGCGCACCGTCAGTAAACTTACAAATTAACCAAGTGTTAAAAGACAGAAACTTCAATAATGTTGTTTTTTGTTGGAATGAAGCGGCTGGTTTAGGTGGCCATTCCATTGCTTTAAACCTGCAGGTTAGCTGCTATCAATGCCTTCATACTGATGGCAACCAGTTGAAAGCTGAAAGTGAATTATCGCTTGTTTGTGTAGGGCAGTCTATTTCTAAAAATCTTACCGGTTGTGCTGGTGTGTTTACTCCATTTTCTTTTTTAGATTCAAGCAGAACCGCTGAGTTGGCCGCAACTCAGACAATCGAAATATTGCAGTCTTTTACAACTGAGCTAGCAATCAGCTGGAAGGGTAATAACTCAACAAATCTAAAAACAACTGATAGATACGCCACTATGCCATTGAAAGAGCAATTGCCTTTAAAACAGCATCATGATTGTAGGGTTTGCAATGACTGA
- a CDS encoding ATP-dependent RecD-like DNA helicase: MSQRTAYKADITVRITKVFTSFKQNDSTMAFSAVSVDNVHHTILNKINYYTIKLSDTIFPEPSEGEIWSITGEASYEEAASFDGNYFIKKHHINADAITAKLILSNNPVGFKSFIADTPHFKGVGVSTAERLWKAFGEGVYKVLEDKDLAKLLTVNHLGKESAISLITGYEKFSFLKHSKFFTEHGIPSQIQKRIYKFKGGNNRTLEFDDIEVDADPTKLIKENPYSLSLFGMTFQANDKLAKTHFNVNDNDDRRLVAAVTQCLRKHATKGHTVASNKDIRKRLKELLHCDELVNQALNGAYDKNAFIIYPDSGKYQFTPTFIMENVVAKRFLNLHAQGEKYEEAENTACVNAFSANPFELEYQQKESVMTSVSYAISCITGGAGTGKTTVLNTVLNSYQELGYNIKAVALSGRAAMRMRQSIKRPCSTIAKFLREEPLDDLGDNKFLLVIDESSMVDLSTIFKIIIHIDPSIRLLFVGDPNQLPPIGAGNILADIVGSGVIRNTHLDIVKRQGASSGIPEYSKLINEGQIPSSLTTGAITFHDVEFDHVADACVELYKQSPSQSRVVAPTNALVDKINTQCQRELNPDGKRLVFDIDGQHFQDDLYQNDPVLFTQNNYDAGVQNGSLGKLINVEQTDGHLGMVKMADFEDENQEFIPLTQALLLSLKAGYAITLHKAQGSQFPRVIVALSRGSNLDRAWLYTAITRAETEIHIVGPKEKLFSAIKNQSNASQRKTYLQELLKANSITPKN; encoded by the coding sequence ATGAGCCAGCGAACAGCTTACAAAGCAGATATCACCGTTCGTATAACTAAAGTCTTTACAAGCTTTAAGCAAAACGATTCAACAATGGCCTTTAGCGCAGTTTCTGTTGATAATGTACATCACACCATACTCAATAAGATTAATTACTACACAATAAAACTATCAGACACTATATTCCCTGAGCCATCTGAAGGTGAAATATGGTCAATCACCGGAGAAGCAAGCTATGAAGAAGCAGCTAGCTTTGATGGTAATTACTTTATTAAAAAGCATCATATTAATGCTGATGCGATCACCGCTAAACTAATTTTATCTAACAACCCTGTAGGGTTTAAATCATTTATTGCTGATACGCCTCACTTCAAAGGTGTTGGTGTTTCAACTGCTGAACGCCTATGGAAAGCCTTTGGTGAAGGTGTTTATAAAGTTCTAGAAGATAAAGACTTAGCTAAACTATTAACGGTAAATCACCTTGGTAAAGAGTCAGCAATCAGTCTTATAACTGGCTATGAAAAATTCTCTTTCTTGAAACACTCAAAGTTCTTTACTGAGCATGGAATTCCATCACAAATTCAAAAGCGAATTTATAAGTTTAAAGGGGGTAATAATAGAACATTAGAGTTTGATGATATTGAAGTAGATGCTGATCCTACAAAATTAATTAAAGAGAACCCCTACTCGCTCAGCTTGTTTGGTATGACATTTCAAGCCAATGACAAGCTTGCTAAAACACATTTTAACGTAAATGATAATGATGATAGGCGCTTAGTTGCGGCGGTTACTCAATGCCTCAGAAAGCATGCAACCAAGGGACATACTGTCGCGAGCAATAAGGACATAAGAAAACGCTTAAAAGAATTACTACATTGTGATGAACTCGTCAATCAAGCACTGAACGGAGCTTATGATAAAAACGCATTTATCATCTACCCTGACAGTGGAAAGTATCAATTCACTCCTACTTTCATAATGGAGAATGTTGTCGCTAAGCGCTTCTTAAATTTACATGCTCAAGGTGAAAAATACGAAGAAGCTGAAAATACGGCTTGTGTTAACGCTTTTTCAGCAAACCCCTTTGAATTAGAGTATCAACAGAAAGAGTCTGTAATGACATCTGTGAGCTATGCTATTTCTTGTATCACAGGAGGGGCTGGAACCGGCAAGACAACGGTACTAAATACGGTTTTAAATTCCTATCAGGAACTTGGATATAATATTAAAGCTGTCGCATTGAGTGGTCGAGCAGCCATGAGAATGCGCCAAAGCATTAAGCGTCCGTGCTCTACTATCGCCAAATTTTTAAGAGAAGAACCTCTTGACGATTTAGGTGACAACAAATTTTTACTTGTAATCGATGAAAGCTCAATGGTTGATTTATCAACCATATTTAAAATCATCATACATATAGATCCATCTATAAGACTCCTGTTTGTTGGAGATCCAAATCAACTCCCGCCAATTGGTGCTGGAAACATCTTAGCCGACATTGTTGGATCTGGTGTTATACGAAACACCCACTTGGATATTGTTAAACGTCAAGGAGCAAGTTCGGGGATCCCAGAGTATTCAAAATTGATTAATGAAGGGCAGATACCTAGTTCGCTAACAACAGGGGCAATCACATTCCACGATGTTGAATTTGATCACGTTGCTGATGCGTGTGTAGAGCTATACAAGCAATCACCATCCCAAAGTCGCGTAGTAGCCCCTACCAACGCTTTAGTAGACAAGATTAATACACAATGCCAACGAGAGTTGAATCCTGATGGTAAACGTCTTGTATTTGATATAGATGGGCAACATTTCCAAGATGATTTATATCAAAACGACCCTGTATTATTCACACAAAATAATTACGATGCGGGTGTACAGAATGGTTCTCTTGGTAAATTGATTAACGTTGAACAGACCGATGGACATCTGGGTATGGTAAAAATGGCTGATTTTGAAGATGAGAATCAAGAATTCATTCCCTTGACACAAGCTCTGCTTCTTTCGTTAAAAGCAGGCTACGCTATCACATTACATAAGGCGCAAGGCTCGCAATTCCCGCGTGTTATTGTTGCGCTCTCTAGAGGTAGTAACTTAGATCGCGCATGGTTATATACTGCCATAACAAGGGCTGAAACTGAAATTCATATCGTCGGGCCAAAGGAAAAACTGTTTAGCGCTATAAAAAACCAAAGCAATGCAAGCCAGCGGAAAACATACTTGCAAGAACTTTTGAAAGCCAATAGCATAACCCCAAAGAATTAA